In one Pseudomonas sp. Bout1 genomic region, the following are encoded:
- a CDS encoding PepSY domain-containing protein, protein MKNLTALFAAAALTVTAGFAQADVRPDQIPSLLKSGAVMDFEKLNAKAVAQHKGATIVDTELEDKAGRLVYETELRDTSNVKWDVKLDAKTGEILENKQDT, encoded by the coding sequence ATGAAAAACCTGACCGCTCTGTTCGCCGCTGCCGCCCTGACCGTCACCGCCGGTTTCGCCCAGGCCGATGTTCGCCCGGACCAGATCCCAAGCCTGCTCAAGTCCGGCGCCGTGATGGACTTTGAAAAACTCAACGCCAAGGCAGTGGCCCAGCACAAAGGCGCGACCATCGTAGACACCGAACTGGAAGACAAGGCCGGCCGCCTGGTCTACGAGACCGAACTGCGTGACACCAGCAACGTGAAGTGGGACGTGAAGCTGGACGCCAAGACCGGTGAAATCCTGGAAAACAAGCAAGACACCTGA
- a CDS encoding transporter, whose product MNHSIDHSHQDSDLFGLLYGFRFRPGEKAEQIDSATALAALQQPGDPEEFLWLHLNLAHAACERWMQAHLNLPEEFFEALHEGSRSTRIEHVDSALLAVVNDVVFNFSSMVSSDISTLWVCARSRLLISARLQPLHSVDKLRSSVKAGERFRSPLELLVHLLRDQGEVLTQIVRKTSLSVDQIEDQLLSSHLSTNRAELGAARRVLVRLQRLLALEPGSLLRLLNRPPQWLQKEDVKELRKSTEEFALIINDLMALGERIKLLQEEIAANLNEQSNRTLFTLTVVTVLALPINIIAGFFGMNVGGVPLSTDPEGFWILVALVATFTLIAGRWAFRKRKDY is encoded by the coding sequence ATGAACCACAGCATCGACCACAGCCACCAGGACTCCGACCTGTTTGGCTTGCTTTACGGTTTTCGTTTTCGCCCCGGTGAAAAGGCCGAACAGATTGACTCAGCCACCGCCCTGGCGGCCTTGCAGCAACCCGGCGACCCGGAAGAGTTCCTCTGGTTGCACTTGAACCTGGCCCACGCCGCCTGCGAGCGCTGGATGCAGGCACACCTGAACCTGCCGGAAGAGTTCTTCGAAGCCTTGCACGAAGGCTCACGTTCCACCCGCATCGAACACGTGGATTCGGCCTTGCTGGCGGTGGTCAACGACGTGGTGTTCAACTTCAGCAGCATGGTGTCTTCAGACATCTCCACCTTGTGGGTGTGTGCCCGCAGCCGGCTGCTGATCAGCGCGCGCCTGCAACCGCTGCACTCGGTGGACAAACTGCGCTCTTCAGTGAAGGCCGGCGAACGCTTTCGCTCGCCGCTGGAACTGCTGGTGCATTTGCTGCGCGACCAGGGCGAAGTACTGACGCAAATCGTGCGCAAGACCAGCCTCAGCGTTGATCAAATCGAAGACCAGTTGCTGTCGTCGCACCTGTCTACCAACCGCGCCGAACTGGGCGCCGCGCGCCGGGTGCTGGTGCGCCTGCAACGGCTGCTGGCGCTGGAACCCGGCTCGTTGCTGCGGCTGCTCAACCGCCCGCCCCAATGGTTGCAGAAAGAAGACGTGAAGGAGCTGCGCAAATCCACCGAGGAATTTGCGCTGATCATCAACGACCTGATGGCCCTGGGGGAACGGATCAAACTGTTGCAGGAAGAGATCGCCGCCAACCTCAACGAACAGAGCAACCGCACACTGTTCACCCTCACGGTGGTGACGGTGCTGGCGTTGCCGATCAACATCATTGCCGGCTTTTTCGGGATGAACGTCGGTGGTGTGCCGCTCTCCACTGACCCGGAAGGTTTTTGGATTCTGGTGGCACTGGTGGCAACCTTCACCCTGATCGCCGGACGCTGGGCGTTCCGCAAGCGCAAGGATTATTGA
- a CDS encoding 5-oxoprolinase subunit PxpA → MQAVDFNSDMGEGFGPWTIGDGVDSELMAYISSANIATGFHAGDPGTMRRTVERAKQLGVAIGAHPGFRDLVGFGRRHINAPAQELVDDMLYQLGALREIARAQGLTLQHIKPHGALYMHLARDEEAARLLVENLQRLEPTLLLYCMPNSVIWRIANELGQPVVREFYADREYDLSGSIVFTRTVRALDPATVAARVLRACQTGLVRTVEGEDLFIEFDSICLHSDTPGALELVEATREALDQAGIEVHTHR, encoded by the coding sequence ATGCAGGCAGTGGATTTCAACTCGGACATGGGCGAAGGCTTCGGCCCCTGGACCATTGGCGATGGCGTCGACAGTGAACTGATGGCCTACATCAGCTCGGCCAACATCGCCACCGGCTTTCACGCCGGCGACCCGGGCACCATGCGCCGCACGGTCGAGCGGGCCAAGCAACTGGGCGTGGCGATTGGCGCGCATCCGGGCTTTCGTGACCTGGTGGGTTTTGGTCGTCGCCACATCAACGCCCCGGCCCAGGAGCTGGTGGACGACATGCTCTACCAACTCGGCGCCCTGCGGGAAATCGCCCGGGCCCAGGGCCTCACGCTGCAACACATCAAGCCCCACGGCGCGTTGTACATGCACCTGGCGCGGGACGAAGAAGCGGCGCGGCTGCTGGTGGAAAACCTGCAACGCCTGGAGCCCACGTTATTGCTGTACTGCATGCCCAATTCGGTGATCTGGCGCATTGCCAACGAACTCGGCCAGCCGGTGGTGCGGGAGTTTTACGCCGACCGTGAGTACGATCTGTCGGGGTCCATCGTGTTTACCCGCACTGTACGGGCGCTGGATCCGGCGACGGTGGCGGCGCGGGTGCTGCGGGCTTGCCAGACCGGGCTGGTGCGTACCGTCGAAGGCGAAGACCTGTTTATCGAATTCGACTCCATCTGCCTGCACAGCGACACACCCGGCGCCCTTGAACTGGTGGAAGCCACCCGTGAAGCGCTGGATCAGGCGGGCATCGAAGTGCACACACACCGCTGA
- a CDS encoding GAF domain-containing sensor histidine kinase has protein sequence MGQKAVDIATIGRISAVPAILQVISEMTGLRFAAVARVTDDTWTACAVLDRLDFGLPVGGELDLTTTLCHEIRGSHISIVIDKASEDPLYRDHHTPRIYQFESYISVPVFRTDGRFFGTICALDPNPAQLRNSTIQSTMESFARVLSLQIEAEESFQQTEADLQQERETAELREQFIAVLGHDLRNPLFAINVGAERLLRKHPDPATDTLVRHMLASGRRASQLVEDVLDFARGRMGSGIPVNIGECSGLEATLQHVVDEVQNVHPKRLIRALIGNLHGVHGDRERLGQLLSNLVANAISHGSPEGPVEVSAQVNAGTFELTVKNRGLISDQAMPLLFQPYSRPTGALPQAGLGLGLYIVKQIADAHGGRLDVSSHEQHGTVFTFSLPAGD, from the coding sequence ATGGGGCAAAAAGCCGTCGACATTGCCACCATTGGCCGAATCAGCGCTGTACCGGCGATTCTCCAGGTGATCAGCGAAATGACCGGCCTGCGGTTTGCCGCCGTAGCACGGGTTACCGACGATACCTGGACCGCCTGCGCCGTGCTCGACCGCCTGGATTTCGGCCTGCCGGTCGGTGGCGAGTTGGACCTGACCACCACCCTGTGCCACGAAATCCGGGGTTCCCACATCTCGATCGTGATCGACAAAGCCAGCGAAGACCCGCTGTACCGCGACCACCACACGCCGCGCATCTACCAGTTTGAAAGCTACATCTCGGTGCCGGTATTCCGCACCGACGGGCGCTTCTTCGGCACCATCTGCGCCCTGGACCCGAACCCGGCACAACTGCGCAACAGCACCATCCAGTCGACCATGGAGTCGTTTGCCCGGGTGCTGTCACTGCAAATCGAAGCGGAAGAAAGCTTCCAGCAGACCGAGGCCGACTTGCAGCAGGAGCGGGAAACCGCCGAACTGCGGGAACAGTTCATCGCCGTGCTCGGCCACGACCTGCGCAACCCGCTGTTCGCGATCAACGTCGGCGCCGAGCGCCTGTTGCGCAAACACCCGGACCCGGCCACCGACACCCTGGTACGGCACATGCTCGCCAGCGGCCGCCGGGCCTCGCAGTTGGTGGAAGATGTGCTGGACTTTGCCCGTGGCCGAATGGGCAGCGGCATCCCGGTGAACATCGGTGAATGCTCGGGGCTGGAAGCCACCTTGCAGCACGTGGTGGATGAAGTGCAGAACGTGCATCCAAAGCGGCTGATACGCGCCCTCATCGGCAACCTCCACGGGGTGCATGGCGACCGCGAGCGGCTGGGGCAATTGCTCTCCAACCTGGTGGCCAACGCCATCAGCCACGGCAGCCCCGAAGGCCCGGTTGAAGTCAGCGCGCAGGTCAACGCCGGCACTTTCGAACTGACGGTGAAAAACCGTGGGCTGATCAGCGACCAAGCCATGCCCCTGCTGTTCCAGCCCTACTCCCGACCGACCGGCGCCCTGCCCCAGGCCGGGTTGGGCCTGGGTTTGTACATCGTCAAGCAGATCGCCGACGCCCATGGCGGGCGGCTGGACGTCTCTTCCCACGAGCAGCACGGCACGGTGTTTACCTTCAGTTTGCCCGCCGGCGATTGA
- a CDS encoding inorganic phosphate transporter, whose protein sequence is MATPSLTASAHASTADPKPRLDKKPGLVTVIIFFAVLAMGLLFTAYSLMHDMHELGTVVTTWTPFLLLGVALLIALGFEFVNGFHDTANAVATVIYTNSLPPHFAVVWSGFFNFLGVLLSSGAVAFGIIALLPVELILQVGSSAGFAMIFALLIAAILWNLGTWWLGLPASSSHTLIGSIIGVGVANALMHGRDGTSGVDWGQAIKIGYALLLSPLIGFAFAALLLLALRAFVKNRALYKAPKGDTPPPWWIRGMLIATCTGVSFAHGSNDGQKGMGLIMLILVGTLPMAYALNRTMPAGESLQFAAVAEVTQAALVKAAPQLAPADSRATLSTYVRTKEATPELLPALANITGHIGEEVKSYGSLAAVPAEAVGNVRNDMYLTSETIRLMDKGKVGNFDADTQNKLQLFKQQIDNATRFIPLWVKIAVAIALGLGTMVGWKRIVVTVGEKIGKTHLTYAQGASAEMVAMLTIGAADMYGLPVSTTHVLSSGVAGTMVANGGGLQMKTIRNLLMAWVLTLPAAILLSGSLYWLFTKLF, encoded by the coding sequence ATGGCCACCCCTTCCCTGACTGCCTCCGCACACGCTTCCACCGCCGATCCCAAACCGCGCCTGGACAAGAAACCCGGCCTCGTGACGGTGATCATTTTCTTCGCTGTGCTCGCCATGGGCCTGCTATTCACCGCCTACAGCCTGATGCACGACATGCACGAACTGGGCACGGTGGTCACTACCTGGACCCCGTTCCTGCTGCTGGGCGTGGCGCTGTTGATCGCCTTGGGTTTTGAGTTCGTCAACGGCTTCCACGACACCGCCAACGCCGTGGCCACGGTGATTTACACCAACTCCCTGCCACCGCACTTTGCGGTGGTATGGTCGGGCTTTTTCAACTTCCTCGGCGTGCTGCTGTCCAGCGGCGCGGTGGCGTTCGGCATCATCGCCCTGCTGCCGGTGGAGTTGATTTTGCAGGTCGGCTCCTCCGCCGGTTTTGCGATGATCTTCGCGCTGTTGATCGCCGCAATCCTGTGGAACCTCGGCACCTGGTGGCTGGGTTTGCCGGCCTCCTCCTCCCACACCTTGATCGGCTCGATCATCGGCGTCGGCGTGGCCAACGCACTGATGCATGGCCGTGACGGCACCAGCGGGGTGGACTGGGGCCAGGCGATCAAGATCGGTTACGCACTGCTGCTGTCACCCCTGATTGGCTTCGCCTTCGCCGCCTTGCTGTTGCTGGCGCTGCGGGCCTTCGTGAAAAACCGTGCGCTGTACAAGGCTCCCAAGGGCGACACCCCGCCGCCATGGTGGATTCGCGGCATGTTGATCGCCACCTGCACCGGCGTGTCGTTCGCCCACGGTTCCAACGACGGCCAAAAAGGCATGGGCCTGATCATGCTGATCCTGGTGGGCACGCTGCCAATGGCCTACGCGTTGAACCGCACCATGCCGGCCGGTGAGTCATTGCAGTTTGCCGCCGTGGCCGAAGTGACCCAGGCCGCCCTGGTAAAAGCTGCGCCGCAACTGGCCCCCGCCGACTCGCGCGCCACCTTGTCGACCTATGTGCGCACCAAGGAAGCCACGCCAGAACTGCTGCCCGCGCTGGCCAATATCACCGGGCATATCGGTGAAGAAGTGAAGAGTTATGGCTCCCTCGCCGCCGTCCCCGCCGAGGCCGTAGGCAACGTGCGTAACGACATGTACCTGACCAGCGAAACCATCCGCCTGATGGACAAGGGCAAGGTCGGCAACTTCGACGCCGACACCCAGAACAAACTGCAACTGTTCAAGCAACAGATCGACAACGCCACGCGGTTTATCCCGCTGTGGGTCAAGATTGCGGTGGCCATTGCGCTGGGCCTCGGGACCATGGTCGGCTGGAAACGCATCGTGGTGACGGTAGGCGAGAAGATCGGCAAGACCCACCTGACCTACGCCCAGGGCGCCTCGGCCGAGATGGTGGCGATGCTGACCATTGGTGCAGCGGATATGTATGGCCTGCCGGTGTCCACCACCCATGTGTTGTCCTCGGGTGTGGCCGGGACCATGGTGGCGAACGGAGGTGGCTTGCAGATGAAGACCATCCGCAACTTGCTGATGGCCTGGGTGCTGACATTGCCGGCGGCGATCCTGTTGTCGGGCAGCCTGTACTGGCTGTTTACCAAGCTGTTCTAG
- a CDS encoding LysR family transcriptional regulator produces the protein MSLTLRQIRYFVATAEIGQISQAAIHLNISQSAVTTAIKELEAMLGAQLFVRSAQGMSLTDAGRHFLNRAYVIVRSVDDALNSPLPDYRASGVLRVAASYTVLGYFLPHHLQRMEHWHPDVTIEVFEQERQAIEHGLLNGQFDMAVVLTANLTHPDIVSEILFNSERRLWLPSHHPLCERPAVSLADVAREPYIFLTVDEAEQSAMRYWEQAGQTPTVRLRTSSVEAVRSMVANGSGVAILSDLVHRPWSLEGKRIETVSVTDKVTPMSVGLAWHRERDFTPAMQAFRDYFHDAFLAPQQLSARR, from the coding sequence ATGTCGCTGACCCTGCGCCAAATCCGCTACTTCGTCGCCACCGCCGAAATCGGCCAGATCTCCCAGGCGGCGATTCACCTGAACATCTCCCAATCGGCGGTGACCACCGCGATCAAGGAGCTGGAAGCGATGCTCGGCGCCCAACTGTTCGTGCGCTCGGCCCAGGGCATGAGCCTGACCGACGCCGGGCGGCATTTTCTGAACCGGGCCTACGTGATAGTGCGCAGCGTCGACGATGCGCTGAACAGCCCGCTGCCGGACTACCGCGCCAGCGGCGTATTGCGGGTAGCCGCCAGCTATACCGTGCTCGGCTACTTCCTGCCGCACCACTTGCAGCGCATGGAACACTGGCACCCGGACGTGACCATCGAGGTCTTCGAACAGGAACGCCAGGCCATCGAACACGGTTTGCTCAACGGCCAGTTCGACATGGCCGTGGTACTCACCGCCAACCTTACCCACCCGGATATCGTCTCGGAAATCCTCTTCAACTCCGAACGCCGCCTGTGGCTGCCCAGCCATCACCCGTTGTGCGAACGCCCCGCCGTCAGCCTCGCGGATGTAGCCCGGGAGCCGTACATTTTCCTCACCGTCGACGAAGCCGAACAAAGCGCCATGCGTTACTGGGAACAGGCCGGGCAAACACCCACGGTGCGGCTGCGCACCAGTTCTGTGGAGGCGGTGCGCAGCATGGTCGCCAACGGCAGCGGCGTGGCGATTTTGTCGGACCTGGTGCATCGCCCGTGGTCACTGGAGGGCAAGCGCATCGAAACCGTGAGCGTCACCGACAAGGTCACGCCGATGAGCGTCGGCCTGGCCTGGCACCGCGAGCGTGACTTCACCCCGGCGATGCAGGCGTTTCGGGATTACTTCCACGATGCATTCCTGGCGCCGCAGCAGTTGTCGGCCCGGCGTTAA
- a CDS encoding biotin-dependent carboxyltransferase family protein: protein MIKVLKPGLATSVQDLGREGYYHLGIPPSGALDQYALSAANHLVGNPAGAAGLECTLIGPELEFQRDALVALCGALMSPRLDGVVVHQDTAFEVRAGQVLRFEFPKAGARTYLAVAGGIDVPVVLGSRSTYTLGALGGFQGRRLVVGDELPVGEASGKGRAGNSLPMALRQSVGGDVTLRVVPGLYYERLTPGAKNSFFAEPWTVGSEADRIGYRFKGGSALSFQPREQPFGAGSDPSNIVDSCYPIGSIQVPAGLEPIVLHRDAVSGGGYAMIGTVISADLDLIGQMQPNQRAGFVAVTLEEALEARRVYKKRLKVMGGLFAD from the coding sequence ATGATCAAGGTACTCAAACCCGGCCTCGCCACTTCGGTGCAGGACCTGGGCCGTGAAGGTTATTACCACCTCGGCATCCCGCCGTCCGGCGCGCTGGACCAATACGCGTTGAGCGCGGCCAACCACCTGGTGGGCAACCCGGCCGGTGCCGCCGGGTTGGAATGTACGTTGATCGGGCCGGAACTGGAGTTTCAGCGCGATGCCCTGGTCGCGTTGTGCGGCGCGTTGATGTCGCCGCGCCTGGACGGTGTGGTGGTGCATCAGGACACCGCGTTTGAAGTGCGTGCCGGGCAAGTACTGCGTTTTGAGTTTCCCAAGGCCGGCGCGCGGACTTACCTGGCGGTGGCCGGTGGTATCGACGTGCCGGTGGTGTTGGGCAGTCGCTCCACTTACACCCTGGGTGCGTTGGGTGGGTTTCAGGGGCGGCGGCTGGTGGTGGGCGATGAATTGCCCGTGGGCGAGGCCAGCGGCAAAGGCCGGGCGGGCAACAGTTTGCCCATGGCGTTGCGCCAATCGGTGGGCGGGGACGTGACGCTGCGGGTGGTGCCGGGGCTGTATTACGAGCGGTTGACGCCGGGTGCCAAGAACAGCTTTTTTGCCGAACCCTGGACGGTTGGTTCAGAGGCCGACCGCATTGGCTATCGCTTCAAGGGCGGCAGCGCGTTGAGTTTTCAACCACGGGAGCAGCCGTTTGGTGCCGGGTCTGATCCGTCGAATATCGTCGACAGTTGCTACCCCATTGGTTCGATCCAGGTACCGGCAGGGTTGGAGCCGATCGTGCTGCATCGGGACGCGGTATCGGGCGGCGGCTACGCGATGATTGGCACGGTGATCAGCGCCGACCTGGATCTGATCGGGCAGATGCAACCGAACCAGCGGGCGGGGTTTGTGGCGGTGACGCTGGAGGAAGCGCTGGAGGCGCGGCGGGTGTACAAGAAGCGGTTGAAGGTGATGGGCGGGCTGTTCGCCGATTAA
- a CDS encoding allophanate hydrolase subunit 1: MAESSPIRYSFGGDEHLFAEVSESMSLEAFFKGMAVTRAVERLALNGVLDVCLANASFQIRFDPDRIAPHVLLDAVQSAEALAVAERTLHTRIIEIPVLYNDPWTLETLMRFRDRHQDPTGTDLEYAARINGLADVEAFIAAHSGAPWFVSMVGFVAGLPFMFQMVERERQLQVPKYLRPRTDTPKLTLGHGGCFGCIYSVRGAGGYQMFGVTPAPIYDPQQQLAYLKEHMVFFRPGDIVQFKPMDRDAYDLAVAEVDAGRFDLRIRPVEFSLDAFLADPIGYPKTLQEALA; this comes from the coding sequence ATGGCTGAATCTTCCCCGATCCGCTACAGCTTTGGCGGTGATGAACACCTGTTTGCCGAGGTCAGCGAGAGCATGTCCCTGGAGGCTTTCTTCAAGGGCATGGCCGTCACCCGCGCGGTGGAACGCCTGGCCCTGAACGGTGTACTGGACGTCTGCCTGGCGAACGCCTCGTTCCAGATTCGCTTCGACCCGGACCGCATCGCGCCCCACGTGCTGCTCGACGCTGTGCAAAGCGCCGAAGCTCTGGCTGTGGCCGAGCGCACCTTGCACACCCGCATCATCGAAATCCCGGTGCTGTACAACGACCCCTGGACCTTGGAGACCCTGATGCGCTTTCGCGACCGCCATCAGGACCCGACCGGCACCGACCTGGAATACGCAGCGCGCATCAACGGCCTGGCGGATGTGGAGGCGTTTATCGCGGCCCACAGTGGCGCGCCGTGGTTTGTCTCGATGGTGGGGTTTGTGGCGGGTTTGCCGTTCATGTTCCAGATGGTCGAGCGCGAGCGGCAGTTGCAGGTGCCCAAGTACCTGCGCCCGCGCACGGATACGCCGAAGTTGACCCTCGGCCACGGCGGCTGTTTCGGCTGTATCTATTCGGTACGCGGCGCTGGCGGTTACCAGATGTTTGGCGTCACCCCGGCACCGATCTACGACCCGCAACAGCAATTGGCTTACTTGAAAGAGCACATGGTGTTCTTCCGTCCCGGCGATATCGTGCAGTTCAAACCGATGGATCGCGACGCCTATGACCTGGCGGTCGCAGAAGTGGACGCCGGACGTTTTGACCTGCGCATCCGCCCGGTAGAGTTTTCCCTCGACGCCTTTCTCGCCGACCCCATCGGTTACCCGAAAACCCTGCAGGAGGCGCTGGCATGA
- a CDS encoding LysR family transcriptional regulator: MNKLELLRTFVRVTELSSFTQAGESLGLPRSTVSEHVQALEELLGARLLQRTTRKVQATQDGRVLYERSKDLLSHMEELEGLFRQDEAQLAGRIRVDMPNVMARELILPRLPEFMDLHPLIELEISSTDRQVDLLAEGFDCVLRVGAQPDQSVVARLLCSMPMINCASAAYLQRHGVPKTLADLADHQLVHYVRPLGSRSAGFEYQIGNKVYRVPMAGRVTVNSTDAYRAACIGGFGLTQVPALGIREQLASGELVAVLPDYPAPALDVSLLYAGQRHLPLRVRVFMDWLAATLQSQL; the protein is encoded by the coding sequence ATGAACAAATTAGAGTTGCTGCGTACCTTCGTGCGCGTCACCGAACTGTCGAGTTTTACCCAGGCGGGCGAGAGCTTGGGCTTGCCGCGCTCCACGGTTTCCGAGCATGTGCAGGCGCTGGAAGAGTTACTGGGCGCACGCCTGTTGCAGCGCACCACGCGCAAGGTCCAGGCGACCCAGGACGGCCGCGTGCTGTACGAGCGCAGCAAGGATTTGCTGTCGCACATGGAAGAGCTGGAAGGTTTGTTTCGCCAGGATGAAGCGCAGTTGGCGGGGCGAATTCGGGTGGACATGCCCAACGTGATGGCGAGGGAATTGATCCTGCCGCGCTTGCCGGAATTCATGGACCTACACCCGCTGATCGAGCTGGAAATCAGCAGCACCGACCGTCAGGTTGATTTGCTGGCGGAAGGTTTCGACTGCGTGTTGCGCGTCGGTGCGCAGCCGGACCAGTCGGTGGTAGCCCGCTTATTGTGCAGCATGCCGATGATCAACTGCGCGAGTGCGGCTTACCTGCAACGCCATGGCGTGCCCAAGACCCTTGCCGATTTGGCCGACCATCAATTGGTGCATTACGTACGCCCGTTGGGCTCACGTTCTGCGGGGTTCGAATACCAAATCGGCAACAAGGTGTACCGGGTTCCGATGGCCGGCCGGGTCACGGTCAACAGCACGGATGCGTACAGGGCGGCGTGTATCGGTGGGTTCGGCCTGACCCAGGTGCCTGCGCTGGGCATTCGCGAGCAATTGGCCAGTGGCGAGTTGGTGGCAGTGCTGCCGGACTACCCGGCCCCCGCACTGGACGTGTCCTTGCTGTACGCCGGCCAACGGCATTTGCCGCTGCGGGTGCGGGTGTTCATGGACTGGCTGGCCGCCACGTTGCAGTCCCAGCTTTAA
- a CDS encoding sterol desaturase family protein has translation MKKIMAWVYAPLFWLGFIGWALWLVQMDAPLWLGLVFVAAVAVSFIAEWYLPYEPQWNRNQGDRRRDMIHALVNEALNALGLLILPVLTALLAFDGVWPRAWPLWAQLLLAIFIADAGITLMHYASHRVAALWRLHAVHHSVQRLYGFNGLMKHPLHQMLEATAGLAPLILLGIPTEVALLLALAIAVQLLLQHSNVDMRLGPLRWVFAWAPVHRFHHMKYGRAGDVNFGLFFNLWDWLLGTAFYSHDYSMAQGDLGIGSRPDFPLEYMAQLRDPFRTVQLSKEPPLPTDLR, from the coding sequence ATGAAAAAGATAATGGCCTGGGTGTATGCACCTTTGTTCTGGTTGGGGTTTATCGGGTGGGCGCTGTGGCTGGTTCAGATGGACGCACCCCTATGGCTGGGGCTGGTGTTTGTCGCGGCGGTGGCGGTGTCGTTTATCGCGGAGTGGTACTTGCCCTATGAACCGCAGTGGAATCGCAACCAGGGTGATCGTCGGCGCGACATGATTCACGCGTTGGTTAATGAAGCCCTGAATGCGCTGGGCTTGTTGATCTTGCCGGTATTGACCGCACTGCTCGCCTTCGACGGTGTATGGCCGCGTGCATGGCCGCTCTGGGCGCAATTGCTGCTGGCGATCTTCATCGCGGACGCGGGCATTACCCTGATGCATTACGCCAGCCACCGAGTTGCCGCATTGTGGCGCCTGCATGCGGTGCATCACAGCGTGCAGCGGTTGTACGGTTTCAATGGCTTGATGAAGCATCCATTGCACCAGATGCTTGAAGCCACGGCCGGGCTGGCACCGTTGATCCTGCTGGGCATTCCCACGGAGGTGGCGCTGCTGCTGGCCCTGGCGATTGCCGTGCAGTTGCTGTTGCAGCATTCCAATGTCGACATGCGCCTGGGACCATTGCGCTGGGTGTTCGCCTGGGCACCAGTGCATCGTTTTCATCACATGAAATATGGACGGGCTGGGGATGTTAATTTCGGCTTGTTTTTTAATCTGTGGGATTGGCTGTTGGGCACGGCGTTTTACAGCCACGACTATTCAATGGCGCAGGGCGACCTGGGAATTGGCAGCCGGCCGGATTTTCCGCTGGAGTATATGGCGCAGTTGCGCGATCCGTTCAGGACGGTGCAGTTGAGCAAGGAGCC
- a CDS encoding SDR family NAD(P)-dependent oxidoreductase codes for MTRKIALITGASRGLGKSAALHLAAQGVDIIGTYNRAADEAQAVVAQVEALGAKAAMLQLDVSQSSTFDAFSAQVGSVLQNVFGQAHFNFLINNAGIGAHASFAETTEAQFDQLVAIHFKGPFFLTQKLLPLISDGGRIINISSGLARFSLPGYAAYASMKGAVEVLTRYQAKELGACGISVNTLAPGAIATDFSGGVVRDNPDVNAMVANNTALGRAGLPDDIGGAISTLLADGSNWITGQRVEASGGMFL; via the coding sequence ATGACCCGTAAAATCGCACTGATCACCGGCGCCAGCCGCGGCCTGGGCAAAAGCGCTGCGCTGCATCTGGCCGCGCAAGGCGTCGACATCATCGGCACCTACAACCGCGCGGCGGACGAAGCCCAGGCGGTGGTCGCCCAAGTTGAAGCGCTGGGCGCCAAGGCGGCCATGCTGCAACTGGACGTGAGCCAGAGTTCGACCTTTGATGCGTTCAGCGCCCAGGTCGGCTCGGTGTTGCAGAACGTGTTCGGCCAGGCGCACTTCAACTTCCTGATCAACAACGCCGGGATCGGCGCCCACGCCAGCTTCGCCGAAACCACCGAAGCGCAGTTCGACCAACTGGTGGCGATCCACTTCAAGGGCCCGTTTTTCCTGACCCAGAAACTGCTGCCGCTGATCAGCGACGGTGGCCGCATCATCAACATCTCCAGCGGCCTGGCGCGCTTCAGCCTGCCGGGTTACGCGGCGTACGCCTCGATGAAAGGCGCGGTGGAAGTGCTGACCCGCTACCAGGCCAAGGAACTGGGCGCTTGCGGGATTAGCGTCAACACCCTGGCCCCCGGCGCGATTGCCACCGACTTCAGCGGCGGCGTGGTGCGCGACAATCCGGACGTGAACGCCATGGTCGCCAACAACACCGCCCTGGGCCGCGCGGGCTTGCCAGACGACATTGGCGGGGCGATTTCCACCCTGCTGGCCGACGGCAGCAACTGGATCACCGGGCAGCGGGTCGAGGCCTCGGGCGGGATGTTTCTGTAA